A stretch of the Nicotiana tabacum cultivar K326 chromosome 6, ASM71507v2, whole genome shotgun sequence genome encodes the following:
- the LOC107808807 gene encoding uncharacterized protein LOC107808807 has product MDWYSWLCKTGLEPSLVYEYGLAFAHNELQYEDITYFNHEFLQSIGISIGKHRLEILKLAKKERGAIPNSMSRFLQLINRTKRRLSKYIRNLGYREELALALVPKRNCSSRWKNGMLKRNKRVAAAKQTTLLLTNGSPVFMSDSRMNGFLSPMLYDDFPADEKMGADYWTSSAVEEIRWDEMFQNMKPT; this is encoded by the coding sequence ATGGACTGGTATTCTTGGCTATGCAAAACAGGGTTAGAGCCCTCTCTAGTTTATGAATATGGCCTAGCTTTTGCTCATAATGAGCTCCAATACGAAGACATCACTTACTTCAACCATGAATTTCTCCAAAGCATAGGAATTTCTATAGGTAAACACAGGCTAGAAATTCTCAAACTTGCCAAGAAAGAAAGAGGAGCCATACCAAATTCCATGTCAAGATTTCTCCAACTGATTAACCGTACAAAGAGGCGTTTGTCCAAGTATATAAGGAATTTGGGTTATAGAGAGGAATTAGCTCTTGCTTTAGTCCCAAAAAGAAATTGCAGTTCGAGATGGAAAAATGGTATGTTGAAGAGGAACAAGAGAGTGGCTGCAGCTAAGCAGACAACGTTGTTGCTAACAAATGGGAGTCCTGTTTTCATGTCTGATTCAAGAATGAACGGTTTTTTAAGTCCGATGTTGTATGATGATTTCCCTGCTGATGAAAAGATGGGGGCAGATTATTGGACATCCTCTGCAGTTGAAGAGATCAGGTGGGATGAAATGTTTCAGAATATGAAACCAACTTAA
- the LOC107809645 gene encoding proline--tRNA ligase, cytoplasmic-like — protein sequence MASKDSNKGKKKEVKKETGLGQGKKKEVKKETGLGLSYKKDENFGEWYSEVVVSGEMIEYYDISGCYILRPWAMSIWEILQAFFDAEIKKMKIKNSYFPLFVSPGVLQKEKDHIEGFAPEVAWVTKSGESDLEVPIAIRPTSETVMYPYFSKWIRGHRDLPLRLNQWCNVVRWEFSNPTPFIRSREFLWQEGHTAFATKEEADTEVLDILELYRRIYEEFLAVPVSKGKKSELEKFAGGLYTTTVEAFIPNTGRGIQGATSHCLGQNFAKMFEINFENEKGEKAMVWQNSWAYTTRTIGVMIMVHGDDKGLVLPPKVASTQVIVIPVPYKDANTQGIFDACAATVEKLNESGIRAEADFRDNYSPGWKYSHWEMKGVPLRIEIGPKDLANNQVRAVRRDNGTKTDIPMDNLVEQLKDLLATIQQNLFDVAKQKRDACVQIVRTWDEFTVALGQKKLVLAPWCDEEDVEKDVKARTKGEMGAAKTLCSPFDQPELPEGTLCFASGKPAKKWTYWGRSY from the exons ATGGCCAGTAAAGATTCAAATA aaggaaaaaagaaagaagtcaaGAAAGAGACAGGTCTTGGTcaggggaaaaagaaagaagtcaAGAAAGAGACAGGTCTTGGTCTCTCTTACAAAAAGGATGAAAATTTTGGAGAGTGGTATTCTGAG GTTGTCGTTAGTGGTGAAATGATCGAGTACTACGATATATCTGGCTGTTATATTCTACGGCCATGGGCAATGTCTATCTGGGAGATATTGCAG GCGTTTTTTGATGCTGAAATTAAGAAAATGAAGATAAAGAACTCTTACTTTCCTCTGTTTGTGTCCCCTGGTGTTCTACAAAAGGAAAAGGACCACATAGAGGGATTTGCTCCTGAG GTTGCTTGGGTTACGAAATCTGGTGAATCTGATTTGGAAGTACCCATTGCAATTCGACCAACTAGTGAAACAGTGATGTATCCATACTTCTCTAAGTGGATAAGGGGACATCGTGACTTGCCCTTGAGACTCAACCAGTGGTGCAATGTTGTACGATGGGAGTTTAGCAACCCTACCCCCTTCATCAG GAGTCGTGAGTTTCTCTGGCAAGAAGGACACACTGCTTTTGCAACAAAGGAGGAAGCAGATACAGAG GTTCTTGATATCTTGGAATTGTATAGACGTATATATGAAGAATTTTTAGCCGTTCCAGTCAGTAAGGGAAAGAAAAGTGAGCTCGAGAAGTTTGCCGGTGGACTCTACACGACTACAGTTGAG GCATTTATCCCTAATACTGGCCGTGGTATCCAAGGTGCAACTTCACACTGTTTGGGCCAGAATTTTGCAAAAATGTTTGAGATAAATTTTGAAAATGAGAAGGGAGAGAAGGCTATGGTCTGGCAGAACTCATGGGCCTATACTACTAGAACA ATCGGTGTTATGATCATGGTTCATGGGGATGACAAAGGCCTGGTCTTACCTCCTAAAGTAGCATCAACTCAAGTAATTGTTATTCCTGTGCCATACAAGGATGCAAATACTCAAGGCATCTTTGATGCCTGTGCTGCTACCGTTGAGAAGTTGAATGAATCAGGTATTCGTGCTGAGGCAGACTTCAGAGATAACTATTCACCTGGCTGGAAATATTCTCATTGGGAAATGAAGGGGGTTCCTCTTAGGATTGAAATAGGACCAAAAGACCTTGCAAATAACCAG GTACGAGCTGTTCGACGTGACAACGGAACCAAAACAGATATTCCCATGGATAATCTTGTTGAACAACTAAAAGATCTGCTCGCCACTATCCAACAAAATCTATTTGATGTTGCAAAACAAAAGAGAGATGCCTGCGTTCAGATTGTAAGAACTTGGGATGAATTTACGGTAGCACTGGGCCAAAAGAAATTGGTCTTGGCTCCTTGGTGTGATGAGGAG GATGTCGAGAAAGATGTCAAGGCACGCACGAAAGGGGAGATGGGTGCGGCAAAGACTCTTTGCTCTCCATTTGACCAGCCTGAGCTGCCTGAAG GTACATTGTGCTTCGCATCAGGTAAACCTGCTAAGAAGTGGACATACTGGGGCCGCAGCTATTGA